One window of the Babesia bovis T2Bo chromosome 2, whole genome shotgun sequence genome contains the following:
- a CDS encoding XRN 5'-3' exonuclease N-terminus family protein — MGVPTFYRWLCSRYPRVVHDAKDDSNENNFDFSDLESYGLALLSPNPNGEFDNLYIDMNGLIHPCCHPEGLEQPPSEEVMFQCIFDYLDRLMYIIRPRKILFLAIDGVAPRAKMNQQRSRRFKSAAEADLEAEIYSKVAAEFAQRNVRIPPKESRWDSNVITPGTPFMHELSKRVVAYIKERRDMYEAWSRIHVIYSDANSPGEGEHKIMNFIRNQRHSDQYDPNTKHVLHGMDADLIMLGLATHEVNFYIIREIVSNLNPTKKAEDEIRKSIAVAQTSRPQLKDIKSYRSMLRQNWKPLQFLRLPVLREYLSHQLYFPRGWSRGNSGPIDFERCIDDLVLMCFFCGNDFLPHLPSISIQGGSIDQMILLYQSLLPDLGDYLTNEGEINFPQLGAFVSYIANVEDQVFKAEQEFKQRQKMRRLQHSGDNTENKDQVSRPTDFDNAGGETVLKNQDSSTLNNGLEIEFKKRCAELLKQEREVDDPVEPIDLSLNDPVRWKETYYRKKFGLCESQDVWEFASQVANHYIKGMCWVLRYYYQGCTSWGWYYPFHYAPFCSDLNFEGLEFTFDYGKPFTPFQQLMSVMPIRSSHCLPEQLRHLMTDTDSPIADFYPIKFDEDPNGKRYKYQWVALLPFIDEKKLLNLVIPIEAILPKELQDRNSEKKDMLFANPAGPTLVGQIEDTGTHTEFVSCSDMKHRSCLLKGALVPANILKMQDLMEEGRTRGFNCETAKRMISNVIGSGGRLHNHQSNRNPSENNNNEILRPNARDFHQKTNAYSTQMMPTTDCRSGISKNHRGYDHRNSNLDIYPTDNSASQTCDRKPIHRDDRQHQKGSWVRDFNRNESNRYNSDRNYAMRTDDDHYERGPHYMDHDANRSYGRKKQVYDDQPSRTTQRRDEMRTHGSSRQTLPLKEHSTPYSSTVNNRNEGYQVNKPDYKAGHKLERPSRSPPRGIITQTGKHLGQSNVETELTRSQKRAKNTHEGEKRLTKP; from the coding sequence ATGGGTGTACCTACATTTTATCGATGGCTCTGCAGCCGTTATCCTCGGGTGGTACATGACGCTAAGGACGACAGTAACGAAAACAACTTCGACTTTAGTGATTTGGAATCATATGGTTTGGCATTGCTGAGTCCCAATCCAAATGGAGAGTTCGACAACctttatattgatatgaaTGGGCTAATCCACCCGTGTTGTCATCCGGAAGGTCTTGAACAACCACCATCAGAGGAAGTTATGTTCCAATGCATCTTTGATTATTTGGACAGGCTAATGTATATTATACGTCCTCGAAAGATTCTATTTCTGGCCATTGATGGTGTTGCACCTAGGGCTAAAATGAATCAACAGAGATCTAGGAGGTTCAAGTCTGCTGCCGAAGCTGATTTGGAAGCTGAGATATACAGTAAAGTTGCTGCAGAATTCGCACAGCGCAATGTTCGAATCCCCCCGAAGGAATCGCGTTGGGACAGTAACGTTATAACACCTGGCACTCCCTTTATGCACGAGTTGAGCAAGAGAGTTGTAGCCTACATTAAGGAACGCCGTGATATGTATGAAGCATGGTCACGCATACATGTGATTTATTCGGACGCAAACTCTCCGGGAGAAGGAGAGCACAAAATAATGAATTTTATTCGCAACCAAAGGCATAGTGATCAATATGACCCCAATACGAAACATGTCCTCCACGGGATGGACGCCGATCTTATAATGTTAGGACTAGCTACTCACGAAGTAAACTTCTACATAATTCGTGAGATTGTTAGCAATTTGAATCCTACGAAGAAAGCTGAAGATGAAATTAGGAAGTCTATAGCTGTTGCGCAGACATCTAGACCACAGTTGAAAGATATCAAATCGTATAGATCAATGCTACGGCAAAATTGGAAGCCATTACAATTTTTAAGACTTCCCGTTTTGAGGGAATACTTATCGCATCAACTTTACTTTCCTCGTGGTTGGTCACGAGGTAATAGTGGGCCTATTGACTTCGAAAGGTGCATAGATGACCTGGTGCTGATGTGTTTTTTTTGTGGCAATGATTTTTTACCACATTTACCGTCTATATCAATCCAAGGAGGTTCGATAGACCAGATGATATTGCTGTATCAAAGCTTATTGCCAGATTTGGGCGATTACTTAACTAATGAGGGTGAAATCAATTTTCCCCAATTAGGAGCCTTTGTATCATATATTGCGAATGTGGAAGATCAGGTTTTCAAAGCCGAGCAAGAATTTAAACAACGCCAAAAGATGCGCCGACTGCAACACTCAGGAGATAATACTGAGAATAAAGATCAAGTTTCACGGCCGACAGATTTTGACAATGCAGGGGGCGAGACTGTTCTCAAAAATCAGGACAGTAGTACATTAAATAATGGTCTAGAAATCGAGTTCAAAAAGAGATGCGCAGAGCTTTTAAAACAAGAACGGGAGGTTGATGACCCAGTGGAACCCATAGACCTATCCTTAAATGATCCAGTGCGTTGGAAAGAAACGTATTATCGCAAGAAGTTTGGTCTGTGTGAATCGCAAGATGTTTGGGAGTTTGCATCACAGGTTGCAAATCACTATATCAAGGGCATGTGCTGGGTTTTGCGCTATTATTACCAGGGTTGTACCAGTTGGGGATGGTATTATCCATTCCATTATGCCCCCTTTTGTTCTGATCTCAACTTTGAAGGATTAGAATTCACTTTTGACTATGGGAAGCCGTTTACCCCTTTCCAGCAGTTGATGAGTGTTATGCCTATAAGATCATCACATTGTTTACCTGAGCAGCTTCGTCATTTGATGACAGATACTGACTCCCCAATAGCTGATTTTTATCCAATTAAATTTGACGAGGATCCCAACGGGAAACGCTACAAATACCAATGGGTGGCATTATTACCATTTATCGATGAGAAGAAGTTATTAAACCTGGTCATACCAATAGAGGCTATATTACCTAAGGAATTGCAGGATCGTAACAGTGAAAAAAAAGACATGCTTTTTGCTAACCCAGCAGGTCCAACCTTAGTTGGACAAATAGAAGATACGGGCACACATACTGAGTTTGTGTCTTGCTCTGACATGAAGCATCGCAGTTGTCTACTAAAGGGTGCCTTGGTACCTGCTAATATTCTGAAGATGCAGGATCTGATGGAGGAGGGAAGAACCAGGGGCTTTAATTGTGAAACCGCCAAACGAATGATAAGCAACGTCATAGGTTCAGGTGGTAGATTACACAACCATCAAAGTAATCGCAATCCTTCCGAGAATAACAATAATGAGATTCTGCGTCCTAATGCAAGGGATTTCCATCAAAAGACTAACGCCTATTCAACACAGATGATGCCGACAACGGACTGTAGATCCGGTATATCTAAGAATCACAGGGGATACGACCACAGAAACAGCAACCTTGATATTTACCCTACGGATAACAGCGCATCACAGACATGTGATAGAAAACCAATACACAGAGACGATAGACAACATCAAAAGGGGTCGTGGGTTCGTGATTTCAATCGAAATGAATCCAATCGTTATAATTCAGATCGCAACTACGCGATGAGGACAGATGATGATCACTATGAGCGTGGTCCTCACTATATGGATCATGATGCAAATAGGTCATATGGACGGAAAAAACAGGTATATGATGATCAACCTTCTCGAACAACACAAAGGCGGGACGAAATGCGCACCCATGGTAGCAGCCGCCAAACATTACCTCTGAAGGAACATAGTACTCCATATTCTTCAACTGTAAACAATAGAAACGAGGGTTATCAGGTTAATAAACCAGATTACAAGGCTGGACACAAACTGGAACGTCCATCACGTTCACCACCGCGTGGAATAATTACACAAACAGGTAAACATCTTGGCCAAAGCAACGTCGAAACTGAATTGACACGCTCACAAAAGCGCGCCAAAAACACTCATGAAGGTGAAAAGAGGTTAACAAAGCCGTAA